The genomic segment ATGCAAGATCTATTAAACTGAGAAGCAAAACAAATGGAGAGTTACAGTTTTATCAAATCAGAAAATAAAAACTTATTAAGTAATTTGCACAATCAAAAGGAATTTTCTCCCTTACAGaaccaataaaaaaaaatacctgCAATATAGTCAATTCTGCAAAGCATTCATAAATTGAAATTTCCAAATCAAAAACTAAAAACCCAAAAAAACGGCGCAAGCGGACCACTTTTCCACTAAAAACCTATTTCGACAACTCATAGAGATCAAGCATCCGCGAATTTTCAGATCAAACTTGTCAACTTGAAAACAAAAGCTTCAAGATTCTGAAAGTTGAAAATTCGGGGTCATACATTCGACAAACTTCCAACTTGTAAATCAGCTCAATTGCATCTCAATTCATCCAACTTTTCAACTTTCATCAAATTACAAATCCAAAAATGAGAATCCAGAACTCTCATGAAAAAAGAGTGAAAAAAATATAACTTCACAAAAAAGAAACAAACTTTACGCACGAAAGAGCGATTGATATGAAAAATAAAGAGCCTTTCAAGCACACATGTACGAATTAAAAAGACAGGCAAAGAAGGTGAATGGATCAATGAGAAGAAAAGGGTAAATTACTAGTAATGAAAGCTGCTTTCTTGGGCTTTAAAGCTCCGAAAAATCAAAAGGGGTAAAGTATTACTATGAAAGAATTTACCCTTTTCAAGAAGATATCACGAACAAAGATTATTGCATAAAACATAGATTAAATTTTCATTCTTTTTACAGAGGGACAAGAAGAGCTGTATATGTAAAATTGAAGAATAGAAACTGGAGAGATGATTTGCTGAAATACAAAGAGGAGAGATACTGGGGTCCACGTGAGTGCACGTTTTGGACTGCGTAATAATGTCCGGGTATGATAATGATGATGGAGTGAAAACCTGTTACTGCCATATTCATTTGAAAAGTCCATTGTTGACCCTTTCAAAGAAACAAAATTatacatttattttattaaattaaacaaTTCGATAGCATGACCAAGAAACTGTTCGTAACTTCTAAAAAAACGTGATTTTTATATTCTTCTTCGTAAATTtataaagaaaaaacaaaaataatttataagttTGTTATAtggttattttgaaaatataaaacagttttttttaaatttcaattgAACCATGTTTTATGGGAATTATTAGGATAGCTCGTTTAcacatttaaatttttatttatgtttccCAAAATTGATGGAATAAAGTGAAAAAAAAACATGTGGATGACCACATAATAAATGTCAACTGAGGCTTAGATTGGATGATACCAAACCAAGGAAACCTTGATGGTGAAGTTGCATTATTGAGGTGAGACCTACTAGTACCCTGCCACCCCCTCGGCCCCCcacaccccccccccccacccccccccacaacaaaaaaaaaaataaataaatcattttatttgtgatacTGACTTGGAAATTTATTGATCGTCaaagtttttttctttttgggtTTAGTTATCTGCTAACTGTTTTAATATGAAATGGGTTGGGTGGATAAAGGAGCAGTTCATGTACTAATTCGGGGGACATATCTAACAGACAACGCAAAAAtggaaaatcaagaaaaagctatattgttttgtttttttggaGAAACACTATAACACATTTAAAGaagatttaattttgtttttacgCAATTCATTTGTTTGAAATGGTTAGCTTTTAAGTGATGAAACCAAATTTACACAACAAAGTGTCAAATGCAAAGTATTAGTACAAAATGACAACAATATAATAGTGAAAACTCGTAGTCGCAATTTTTGTATGTACATAAATATATGGACAGACATAATTTGCAAATCTTTAAAAGGTATTGACAGGAGAAATCGAACTTTTAATTTTTGGTCAAGCACTTAAGTCCTTACAAACACCTTCTCGAGATTTGCAAGTTATTATGTTAGTTTGTAagtttatatataaataaacatATGAACTAACACAATAGTATTATTGTTCCTCTACTTCAAATAATAAAGCTTGTAATAAACACCATGTCTAAAGTGGACAACTACGTGCATTCaaacaatgaaaaataatagtATGATCATAACATTTTGTTTCCACTAGCAATTTTATATCGAATATAATGTTTGACGGGCTATATTATTTAACACTCCGAtttattaagtttgaaattatCATGAGATTCTATCGccccgaaaaaaaaaaagaacaataTGTGTGTAAACAAACAGGTTGCTCCGATGGTATCAAATTTATATCATATCAAACGGTTGACTAATGCGGCGGCACATGTTCTGACAGAATTTTCTATTTCCTCTCTTACATTCATATTTTGGATGTCGGATGATTTTCTGTTCTGGCTTGAAAAACTTGTAATTGATGACATCTGATTATTGATTAAAGAATGCAAATTCTCTCGTAAAAAAAACAGGTTATCCACTTAAAACGGGTTCTATATCCATCTTACATATAACTATTTctaatttgatttaattaataatcTCATTATTTGTATTTCTATGAAAATTACTGATTTTgtcataaaatcaaataattataaCTTTTGACATGCATTTAGCTACTGCCAAGCCCTAGTTAAACTAACTCAATTTTATCCACAAGATTACTCTTTTTATCCAACCTATTTAAGTTATATTTTGTTTTCATACATCtcaattatataatttaatttttaatttatcctTATCTTTATacttttttactatttttttatattaaattaatatcGATAATTATTTgtatcattattttattttattttattttattaaatttttcattgaataatgttaaaaataaacatttttttatataaaatttatctttttaaaacattttttaaTAACGATGGGACGAAGAACTGTTATTTTGTTCTAGTTACTGTAATCTTCTGACTTTAAAGATCTGATCCGAAGCAAAGAAGAAGATATGCAGACGTTGGGTGAATTCATACTTCCCCACTTCTTTAACTACCCTCCTTATTTCACGTAAATCTCTCTTCCGATTTTTACCATTTTGTGatagtaatttttttaatatcaatTTTTGTTGCTTAAAATTGGTATTTGTTTTGGGTTTTTTGTTGCTATGAAGTAAGcgttatttatggatttttagtATTAAGCTGTAAGAGCCTCGGCTTATTTCTTTATTTTAGGATTGTAAACGAAAGATTAGTGGTTGGATCGAATTTGTTGAGGAGTGGATGTGAGAAATTATGCAGTATCTAATTGCTGAAGGATACACAAAAAGGAAAAGGTTATGAATCGGGGGGATATAGTGAAGAAACATTTAAATGGCGTGTGTTTCTTTTCACCTCAAATTGGAATTTGCTGTGTTATTTGGGTGGAAATATTTTAGAAACAATGAGCAATTTATGTTGTTTTATTGAGCTCATTTATTCTACACTCTAGAGGTCACCTTTTTTTTCTTGACATGGTCCCGCAGTATATCCTGTAGGTGCTCGAGTTATGGGGATTTTTTACGGTGCTTGTTTTGATTCATCGGCTTTTGTAACATCTTTCATTGAATTAATGATGTTTGTTTAATCAATTCAAACATCTCAATTCTCAGTGAATCAATTTTTGTGTGGTGGCTGATTTTTCTTTTTGGCAACAAGAGGTAGGGATCGAGCGCTTACATTGGAATAGATAAACCATGCCAACTCAGGCTACACGAAGAATTAGTACTTGAATCAAGCCATACTTTTTTCCTTGTCATTTTCGTATAATATGAAAGGAGATCTCTACCTTCTACCTGAGTGGATTTCCTAGATTGATGAATATGTTGGCTGTACTTGTTGGTGTCAGTTGATGTTGGTTTGTATGATGTTTACTCCTTAGGTAACATTAGAATCAAGTACAGAGAATAGTCATGTTATGGTGGGGAGATAATGCATTTAAACACCATTTGATTTCCATAAGGAGAATGCCAATGAACGTTGGCTTACATGGCACTGTGACTAGAGGTTTTTCTAGTCCTCGTGTGCATTGCATCTCAACATTGACCTTATCTTTGATCTTTTCCGTGTTGTCTTCAAATTTCGATATGATAGATGAAAATTTTCTGTGAAATCTTATGCTTTCCATGGAAATTGGTCGCAGTGGTGCTagattttcttcaaaatttATGGATCGAAGTTGTTCTGGAGCTGCAAGCATATTACTTCATTTATTCTGTTCCACAGGCTCTTTCAAAGAGAAACCTTTGTCCTTTTGACACAATAACTTTTCTTTGTTTTGTAGTTTGCAGCCGGTTAAAGAAACTAGGGAGAAGCAGATACAACTCTGGAAGGAGTTGATACTTGATTTCTGCAGAACTCAAAAAATCTTTACTGTTGGACTGGAAGAAGATTTCCCGTTGTTCAGTAATCCTGGTATTGAAAGTAAGTCTTCCTGTTTAAGTTCCTCTTCCAAAGAAACATATATCTCcatgttgtttttattttagttGTTCCTCTTTCAAGAAATATATATCTTCATGTTTTTATTTTAGTTGTTCTTCTTTCAAAGAAATATATATCTccatattgtttttattttagtaGTTCCACTCTTCTGATTCTTTTACATGTCTCTGTGGAATTAATTTAATGTACTTTGCTACCTACAGATAATTGACTCATTTTCGACCAGCTGAACGGTCCTTTACTAGCTAACATTGTACTGGACTCATGCCTGTAAATTGTGGTTCTTACTTTCTACTTTCTATTATTGTTTTGGAAATTGATTGTGATTGTTTTTGAGCGAGATGGATATCTGACTTGCTCAAAATTTGAACTGCCAGCATCCGCCCAAAAACTAATACTGGCTTGGGTTTCCTCTTGTTGGATAATCACAACTGTACCCTACAAAGTAGAGCAATGTGAACGTGATCTGTGTGGTAGAGTAGGTGAGAAAGTAGGTGAGAGTGTTGTTTGAACAGGAGCATTCAGATGCTTATAGGATAGCATTGCGTATATAATAGCGCTATAACACGGGAGTGACCTATGaaagaaaaatatgaaaattagaAAGTTGTGATTAATAGCTTAATACCTCATTGCAAGTCCTGGCTAACATTAAAAATCGGGATATTTGACACTTTGCAAATTGCTACTTCTCGCCAAATAGAAGATGTCGTGATTGGATTGCTATAGCATTGTCTTTACTCTTTATGAGGAAAAACCTTGTAAATTGGGTTCCTTAAGGGATATTATGTGaccttttatttttgtatttcagttattattattattgcaaAAAGTTTGTGATTTTGATTGTTGATCGTTTAATGTTCGGATCCTGATACTACAGGATCTTTAAGTCATGAAGCCAGGGAGGCATTTCTGTCAGCCTTAGTTTCCGAAGGTGTGTACATGTTGTACGGAACTATTAAGTTGATATAATCTTTATAAAAAGGTTGATcacttatatttttaattaaaatcaacAGGACGTGCAGAATGGTTAGATAAAGGTCACAGAAAATGTTTAATCCTTTGGCATCGGATCCAAGATTGGGCTGACTTGATATTGCGCTTCGTGAGTGTCAATCTATTTTCCATTGAAGTCCTGATTTCCTCGAATCTTTGCTCTATGTAGGATGTCTCTTGTGATTTACAGGTGAAGGATAATGGATTTGAGGACAGTGTCATGACGGTTGAGGAAATACGTTCAGGGGTCGAGTCTCGAGGGACAGGTACATATTCTTAGCTCTTGAATCTTGCATACACAATTTGTGTACGAGGAATaccttttttccttttttatttgttttctaCGTGATTTCTGCAACCGGACAAATTCTCAGTCTTGTCCGTCTATGGAAACCAGAGCTTCATGGAATGGACCGCACAATTCTAATGCGAGCCTTGAAGCAGCTAGAGCATAAGGGGAAGCTTGCCATCTTCAAAGGAACGTCAGCAGACGAGGAGGGTGTTAAATTTTCGTTGTAAATTTACCGCCTTCCATCAAAGACAAGCTCCAGATGGCCAGTTCTTTTCAACAGACTTGTGTCCGAGAGTTCCCAAGATTTGTATTTGCAGAATAATTACGACAATGTCATGGTCCAAGTTCATCAAAACTTCAGCTATTCCAAAGGTTGTCTTGCCTAGAGATGTTCGTGTATCCATGGGTTAGCTGGAATTGGTGATGCCTTGTCATGTGAGTTTAGTTGGTGCCAAGGCAAAGAAACGTGCATAATTATTACTTTGTCATTGAATACACACATATAAATgtctttaaatatatatataaaaaaatgataCGTTATATAGCTATCCCGATCTTTAATAGTTTAATTGAGATACACTATTAGATTCGTGAACCCCGTTCTATCTTAGCATGTCACACCTCCTGAGAAAGCAGAAATTTGTCGAGCGAAGTTTAACCATTGAGCTTCCATTGTTCTAAAACAGTACCCCTATACGGAGGCGAATACTCGTGCAATGTTATGCCGTCGTGCAATGTAAAGGGGCTTCATGGTTGAGAAATGAAATAATCAGAAACACCTGCTAAAACACTATGCAGGATCACAAACTGTTTTATCCATTCGATCAAAGagataaattttcataaaaaatgatattaaaaattttattatttgagagCAACTAGGCTTATCGCTCTTGCTGGATCTGCCTCAGATGCGCCATCCGATGGGAGGATTCAATCGCCTGTTAATTACATCAAGTACTCATCCTAAACAAAAAAACCACTCATCCCAAAGCAGAGATTTTGAAACGATACTAGAACAGAATGCATGTAAATC from the Primulina eburnea isolate SZY01 chromosome 3, ASM2296580v1, whole genome shotgun sequence genome contains:
- the LOC140825127 gene encoding vacuolar protein sorting-associated protein 25 isoform X2 — encoded protein: MQYLIAEGYTKRKSLQPVKETREKQIQLWKELILDFCRTQKIFTVGLEEDFPLFSNPGIERSLSHEAREAFLSALVSEGRAEWLDKGHRKCLILWHRIQDWADLILRFVKDNGFEDSVMTVEEIRSGVESRGTELHGMDRTILMRALKQLEHKGKLAIFKGTSADEEGVKFSL
- the LOC140825127 gene encoding vacuolar protein sorting-associated protein 25 isoform X1, producing the protein MQTLGEFILPHFFNYPPYFTLQPVKETREKQIQLWKELILDFCRTQKIFTVGLEEDFPLFSNPGIERSLSHEAREAFLSALVSEGRAEWLDKGHRKCLILWHRIQDWADLILRFVKDNGFEDSVMTVEEIRSGVESRGTELHGMDRTILMRALKQLEHKGKLAIFKGTSADEEGVKFSL
- the LOC140825127 gene encoding vacuolar protein sorting-associated protein 25 isoform X3; this translates as MALQPVKETREKQIQLWKELILDFCRTQKIFTVGLEEDFPLFSNPGIERSLSHEAREAFLSALVSEGRAEWLDKGHRKCLILWHRIQDWADLILRFVKDNGFEDSVMTVEEIRSGVESRGTELHGMDRTILMRALKQLEHKGKLAIFKGTSADEEGVKFSL